CGTTTTTTTCTTTTCTGTCATCATATAAGATTTTTTTCCCGGATTTTAAAAGGACATAGACCTCATTTCCGGATACTTTATCCACACCGGTAATGGTTTCGGGATAGGCCAGCATCAGACATAGAATATCCCTTTTCATTACGGCCTCATATTCCCAATCGGAAACTGGGGATACTGCGGCTGCGTTTACGGTTATTAAATGTCTATTCCAGATGATTTTGCAGCCTGTAATTAACAAGACAATCACAATCAGACTTAAGATAAATCGTTTAAAGTTCATGGCTCGTTCATCCTTCCGGGGAACCTTGAGAAAGGCTAATCATAATTATTTATGCCTGAACAAAACAGGATAGACCTGCAAATCTCGTATAGTGCAATAGCATGCGGTAATAATATTCTTTGAACTGAAAAAATCGCAAAGTATAAGATAACAGGGTACGAAAGACCGCAGAAGGGATGTAAGGGTATGGTGAATAAAGATGTTCCAGCAAAACCTCTCATTATCTGGCTCGGGACGAATACCTGTGCCGGCGACATGCTTTCCCTTCTTAATGCCAAGGATCCGGGCTACCAGGAGTTGATCAGCAGCATTGCAGAGCTTCGTTTTGATTATCTTTTGGGGGCGTCCGAAGGCAGTGATGCCATCAATGTTCTTGATGATCTCCAGAAAAATCATAAAGCGGCATACATCCTGGTGGTTGAAGGGAGCATCCCAACGAGATCCAATGGCCTGTATTCTGTGATCGGTTATCGGAACGGCAAGGCTTGGACGGCTTTGCAGGCAGTGCGGGAACTGGGTGCTGAAGCTCGTTACGTGGTTGCTGCCGGTACCTGCGCAGCGTTCGGAGGGATCTATGCTGCAGCTCCGAACCCTTCTAAATGTGTATCATTACAGGCTGCTCTAGACAGAAAAGTTATCAATGTGCCTGGATGCCCAATCAACCCCGAATGGATGATGGGCACTTTGAACCATTTAATTCAGTACGGTGAGCCAGCACTTGATGATTATAGCCGGCCCAAACTTTTCTATGGAGAAACAATCCATAACCTTTGCCAGCGGCGGGATTATTTTGACAACAGCATCTTTGCCGCTAAGCCGGGAGAACCGTGGTGCATGTATAAGATTGGCTGTAAAGGGCCGGTCACCTATGCAGATTGCCCTGTCCGCCAGTGGAACGGAGAGCATCTAAGCTGGCCGGTAAAAGCCAATACCCCTTGTATCGGCTGTGCCAGCCCGGAGTTTCCCGATGGAGACGTTCCATTCTTTGAACACTTACCAGATGTAAAGCTTCCTGGGATCAAAGTAACGGCAAATAGGGTGGGCCTATTGACAGGGGTTGTGACCGCGCTTGGTATTGGCGCTCATCTGTTAGGAAGCATCCTGACCGGCAGATTGCGGAAACACTGAAAAAGGATCTTCCAGGCGGAAGCAAGCCAAAAATCAAGGCTCAACTTAAAAAGGTCATAAGTAAGAAAACGGCAGGTAAAAGATTGTATGAAAACGCGAATAAAGGAAAAGGACTGACTTCATGAAAAAGATTGTCATAGGGCCGCTTACCAGGGCTAACAACTCCTGCGCCGTAGAGGTCACAGTTGAAGACAAAAAGGTGGTAGATGCCCGCTGCAGCGGGATCTTTTTCAGAGGATTCGAATTGATACTGCAAGGAAAAGATCCGCAGGACGCCGCGTACCTTACGGAAAGAATCTGCGGGATCTGTTCATCTCTGCATGGAGCAGCTGCCTCCTACGCCTTGGAAGACGCTGCCGGGATCAGACCGCCCCGCAATGCCAACATTTTGCGAAACCTGATCATCGGGGCAGATATGCTTCAGAATCATATCCGTCATCAGTATTTGTTTTCCCTGGTGGATTATTTGACTTTGCCAGAGAGGGCCCCTTTTGTTCCAGGTTATACCAAAGATAAGCGACTGAAAAAAAAGAAAAACGACGCGATGGTGCAGAATATGTATTTAGCGCTGGAAATAAGCCGCCTGGCTCACGAAATGGTGGCCCTGCTAGGCGGAAAAGCTCCGTTTCCTCATGGGATATTGGCTGGAGGGGCTACAGTTCCGCCTTCTGCCGATGTGGTCATGAATTTCCGGTCGAAGCTCCAAAAAATCAATCGGTTTATCCAGAGTCAGATGGTACCCGATGTATACATCCTTGCAGAAGCTTACAGTGATTACTTTGAACTCGGCCAAAGAACCCCAAATATGCTTGAGTACGGACTGTTTCCATGCACTGAGCAAGATCGGGGGAGATATTTTCCCGGTGGAGCAATGCTGAACGGCCAAATCCAGAAGCTTG
This genomic stretch from Dehalobacter restrictus DSM 9455 harbors:
- a CDS encoding hydrogenase small subunit, translating into MVNKDVPAKPLIIWLGTNTCAGDMLSLLNAKDPGYQELISSIAELRFDYLLGASEGSDAINVLDDLQKNHKAAYILVVEGSIPTRSNGLYSVIGYRNGKAWTALQAVRELGAEARYVVAAGTCAAFGGIYAAAPNPSKCVSLQAALDRKVINVPGCPINPEWMMGTLNHLIQYGEPALDDYSRPKLFYGETIHNLCQRRDYFDNSIFAAKPGEPWCMYKIGCKGPVTYADCPVRQWNGEHLSWPVKANTPCIGCASPEFPDGDVPFFEHLPDVKLPGIKVTANRVGLLTGVVTALGIGAHLLGSILTGRLRKH
- a CDS encoding nickel-dependent hydrogenase large subunit, whose amino-acid sequence is MKKIVIGPLTRANNSCAVEVTVEDKKVVDARCSGIFFRGFELILQGKDPQDAAYLTERICGICSSLHGAAASYALEDAAGIRPPRNANILRNLIIGADMLQNHIRHQYLFSLVDYLTLPERAPFVPGYTKDKRLKKKKNDAMVQNMYLALEISRLAHEMVALLGGKAPFPHGILAGGATVPPSADVVMNFRSKLQKINRFIQSQMVPDVYILAEAYSDYFELGQRTPNMLEYGLFPCTEQDRGRYFPGGAMLNGQIQKLDLALIKEHTARSWYAAESGPRNPSGGQTVPEREKEDAYSWIKAPRYSGVPLEGGPLARLWIKGDYRKGISTMDRMIARALEAQKIGALMESWLDELEPEGRIFVPFEVPKNAEGIGLTGAMRGPLGHWLRIENGRIAQYQIITPSAWNFSPRDNQNCRGPVEEALIGIPIADEKQPIEIGRVIRAFDICSSCSTHLITTRTSIGEIMI